In Oncorhynchus clarkii lewisi isolate Uvic-CL-2024 chromosome 16, UVic_Ocla_1.0, whole genome shotgun sequence, one genomic interval encodes:
- the LOC139367603 gene encoding uncharacterized protein isoform X2 — protein MAEEEPLGGAQQVLRRLKPKLIDTLSADPAFVLQHADSLSLLARHEYKQVKALTDPSKQAQDLLDHVINKGPTAAEQLLQLLTGKEMQDTFPNLLFLKELPVNDQRAAGEKGGNEVTRKRGQTFESEENLPAKQTCKDGSKMVVEKDLMRVARNIGRSWRAIGTGALDIPSVKLDQILEDYPHSHVDRVFAMLRYWSTLKRQEATAANLHSLLSQGDWALPPDSIDFLLDPILDP, from the exons ATGGCTGAAGAAGAACCCCTAGGTGGCGCCCAGCAGGTACTGCGTCGTCTGAAGCCCAAGTTGATCGATACTCTAAGTGCAGACCCTGCCTTTGTGCTGCAGCATGCAGACTCCCTCAGCCTACTGGCCCGGCATGAGTACAAGCAGGTCAAAGCCCTCACTGACCCATCAAAACAGGCCCAGGACCTTCTGGACCATGTGATCAACAAAGGACCCACTGCTGCAGAGCAGCTTCTGCAGCTCCTGACGGGCAAAGAAATGCAGGATACGTTTCCCAACCTTCTGTTCCTCAAGGAACTGCCAGTGAATGATCAAAGAGCTGCAGGTGAAAAAG gggGAAATGAAGTTACCAGAAAGAGAGGACAAACATTTGAGTCCGAAGAGAACCTTCCTGCTAAACAGACCTGCAAGGATG GCTCTAAGATGGTGGTGGAGAAGGATCTGATGCGTGTGGCTCGAAATATCGGTCGCTCCTGGAGGGCAATTGGTACAGGGGCCCTAGACATCCCCTCTGTCAAGCTGGATCAGATCCTGGAGGACTATCCACACAGCCATGTGGACCGTGTGTTCGCCATGCTGCGCTACTGGAGCACACTGAAACGGCAGGAGGCCACGGCGGCCAATCTCCACTCCCTGCTCAGCCAGGGCGACTGGGCCCTGCCGCCAGACAGCATAGACTTTCTCCTGGACCCCATCTTAGACCCGTAG
- the LOC139367603 gene encoding uncharacterized protein isoform X1, translating into MAEEEPLGGAQQVLRRLKPKLIDTLSADPAFVLQHADSLSLLARHEYKQVKALTDPSKQAQDLLDHVINKGPTAAEQLLQLLTGKEMQDTFPNLLFLKELPVNDQRAAGEKGTGGNEVTRKRGQTFESEENLPAKQTCKDGSKMVVEKDLMRVARNIGRSWRAIGTGALDIPSVKLDQILEDYPHSHVDRVFAMLRYWSTLKRQEATAANLHSLLSQGDWALPPDSIDFLLDPILDP; encoded by the exons ATGGCTGAAGAAGAACCCCTAGGTGGCGCCCAGCAGGTACTGCGTCGTCTGAAGCCCAAGTTGATCGATACTCTAAGTGCAGACCCTGCCTTTGTGCTGCAGCATGCAGACTCCCTCAGCCTACTGGCCCGGCATGAGTACAAGCAGGTCAAAGCCCTCACTGACCCATCAAAACAGGCCCAGGACCTTCTGGACCATGTGATCAACAAAGGACCCACTGCTGCAGAGCAGCTTCTGCAGCTCCTGACGGGCAAAGAAATGCAGGATACGTTTCCCAACCTTCTGTTCCTCAAGGAACTGCCAGTGAATGATCAAAGAGCTGCAGGTGAAAAAGGTACAG gggGAAATGAAGTTACCAGAAAGAGAGGACAAACATTTGAGTCCGAAGAGAACCTTCCTGCTAAACAGACCTGCAAGGATG GCTCTAAGATGGTGGTGGAGAAGGATCTGATGCGTGTGGCTCGAAATATCGGTCGCTCCTGGAGGGCAATTGGTACAGGGGCCCTAGACATCCCCTCTGTCAAGCTGGATCAGATCCTGGAGGACTATCCACACAGCCATGTGGACCGTGTGTTCGCCATGCTGCGCTACTGGAGCACACTGAAACGGCAGGAGGCCACGGCGGCCAATCTCCACTCCCTGCTCAGCCAGGGCGACTGGGCCCTGCCGCCAGACAGCATAGACTTTCTCCTGGACCCCATCTTAGACCCGTAG